A part of Vulcanisaeta moutnovskia 768-28 genomic DNA contains:
- a CDS encoding cobalamin-independent methionine synthase II family protein, protein MLYKLSNSCGLMQELTFTTSVVGSFPRPRWLIEAFDRYNKGEVSKEELDEYLDDAVKLTVKEEELAGLDVLTDGEQRRTSFVAFVGQKIPGFRLIYVTDINPRAIEIMKQYKAQLTYWRAVAVEQIRDSVIALDEFKFTRSVTDRRIKITLPSPYLIMWETWDAKYSRQVYPQPEDLAQDYIKVLRQEIIRLRDAGVDFIQLDEPMLGDLTEAKENEPDRYRKVIEAIHGQKYRGFKNELYLARDLVNETVKGIDGVRIGMHMDRWPNPDSPFYGIGFERLAPEVYDIKVRQYVLEYASPGSGDPAVFAKDLPSDKELGLGVIDVRNPQVEDPQIVVQRAERVVKVLDPRRIWLNPDCGFAPGMYRKFERRIAFSKIRSMTEAARILRKKYGEK, encoded by the coding sequence ATGCTTTATAAACTAAGTAATTCCTGTGGATTAATGCAGGAACTAACCTTCACAACATCTGTGGTTGGTAGCTTCCCAAGGCCTAGGTGGCTAATCGAGGCCTTTGATAGGTATAATAAAGGTGAAGTCAGTAAGGAGGAACTTGATGAATACTTGGATGATGCTGTTAAGTTGACCGTTAAGGAGGAGGAGTTGGCAGGACTCGATGTATTAACCGATGGAGAGCAGAGAAGGACTAGCTTCGTGGCGTTTGTTGGTCAGAAAATACCTGGATTTAGGTTGATTTACGTGACTGATATTAATCCAAGGGCAATAGAAATAATGAAGCAATACAAGGCACAACTAACCTACTGGAGGGCAGTTGCTGTTGAACAAATAAGGGATTCAGTAATAGCTCTTGACGAATTCAAATTCACTAGGTCCGTCACTGATAGGAGAATCAAGATCACATTACCAAGTCCATACCTAATCATGTGGGAGACCTGGGATGCCAAATACTCAAGGCAGGTATACCCACAACCTGAGGATTTAGCCCAGGACTACATTAAGGTGCTTAGGCAAGAGATCATTAGGCTTAGGGATGCTGGTGTGGACTTCATACAACTTGATGAACCAATGCTTGGCGACTTAACGGAAGCAAAGGAGAATGAACCTGATAGGTATAGGAAAGTTATTGAGGCAATACATGGGCAGAAGTACAGGGGTTTCAAGAACGAGCTTTACCTAGCCAGGGACTTAGTGAATGAGACTGTCAAGGGAATTGATGGCGTAAGGATTGGGATGCATATGGATAGGTGGCCAAACCCGGACTCGCCATTCTATGGTATAGGCTTTGAGAGATTAGCACCCGAGGTTTATGATATAAAGGTTAGGCAGTACGTGCTTGAGTATGCAAGTCCAGGTAGTGGTGACCCAGCAGTATTTGCTAAGGATTTACCCAGTGATAAGGAGCTTGGGCTTGGCGTTATTGATGTTAGGAATCCACAGGTTGAGGATCCACAAATCGTCGTTCAAAGGGCTGAGAGGGTTGTGAAAGTTCTTGACCCAAGGAGGATATGGCTGAACCCTGACTGTGGGTTTGCGCCTGGTATGTATAGGAAGTTTGAGAGGAGGATAGCCTTCTCCAAGATACGCTCAATGACCGAGGCAGCAAGAATATTAAGGAAGAAATATGGCGAGAAGTAA
- a CDS encoding asparagine synthetase A, translating into MEKWPERKEPYFHPAVLEFEKFVNDQGKYLEFLREWLVHSWRWAREDKYKLVFKVQAEIIDALRDFLNSRGFTEVLAPIIGPVTDPGIRGAKQATVDFYGMEYKVMSSAILYKQYMAASLGKIYFLSPNIRFEPNDSVFTGRHLVEFYQLDLEVYGATYDQVIDLAEDMIIYVIKRVKDNYGKELEIRLNRQLPDFKKPFKRYTHKEAVELVNELGCKNPPNTEIRWECEKFLSAYHENPLFIIDYPKGARGFYDREDPQRPGILRDFDMLYPEGFGEAISGAEREYEPIKVIARMREGGEDPNKYRWYLEMLRESYPLKTAGFGIGIERLTRYVCGLRAVWEARPYPKVAAIGPAP; encoded by the coding sequence ATGGAGAAGTGGCCTGAAAGGAAGGAGCCTTACTTCCACCCTGCCGTTCTGGAATTTGAGAAGTTTGTTAATGATCAGGGAAAGTACTTGGAATTCCTTAGGGAGTGGCTCGTGCACTCATGGAGGTGGGCTAGAGAGGATAAGTATAAACTCGTCTTCAAGGTTCAGGCCGAAATAATTGATGCCCTAAGGGACTTCCTCAATTCGAGAGGTTTTACTGAGGTCCTGGCACCAATAATTGGCCCAGTAACTGACCCAGGGATTAGAGGCGCTAAGCAGGCCACCGTGGACTTCTACGGCATGGAGTACAAGGTAATGTCGAGCGCCATACTCTATAAGCAATACATGGCTGCTTCGCTCGGTAAAATCTACTTCCTAAGCCCAAACATTAGGTTTGAACCCAATGACAGTGTATTCACCGGTAGGCACCTAGTCGAGTTTTACCAATTGGACCTCGAGGTTTATGGCGCCACTTACGACCAAGTGATTGACCTTGCCGAGGACATGATAATATACGTTATTAAGAGAGTTAAGGATAACTACGGTAAAGAACTCGAGATAAGACTCAATAGGCAACTTCCAGACTTCAAAAAGCCATTTAAGAGGTATACGCATAAGGAGGCTGTGGAACTTGTTAATGAGCTGGGCTGTAAGAACCCACCAAATACTGAGATAAGGTGGGAATGCGAGAAATTCCTTTCGGCTTATCATGAAAATCCGCTCTTTATTATTGACTATCCAAAGGGAGCTAGGGGTTTTTATGACAGAGAAGATCCACAGAGACCCGGCATACTCAGGGACTTCGACATGCTTTATCCAGAGGGCTTCGGCGAGGCAATTAGTGGTGCTGAGCGTGAATATGAACCCATAAAGGTCATTGCCAGGATGAGGGAGGGTGGCGAGGACCCAAATAAATATAGGTGGTATCTAGAAATGCTTAGGGAGTCATACCCATTAAAGACCGCTGGATTTGGTATAGGCATAGAGAGACTTACTAGGTACGTGTGTGGCTTGAGAGCTGTTTGGGAAGCTAGGCCGTATCCTAAGGTTGCTGCAATTGGCCCAGCACCATAA
- a CDS encoding cobyric acid synthase, with product MNVFIVSTMSDSGKTVIVSALLRILSTRGFHVSPFKAQNMSLNSYPSIEGGEIALAQAMQAYVAGVKPSIYHNPVLIKPMSSTKAEYIILGKSRAQLLFNEYLNNGAIRRLAINAVKASIRKLTEDFDLVIGEGAGSAYEPNLVSRDIANFRPAEWLRANVFVVLDIDRGGSFIQGLGLMSSLPPRWRKLVKGFIINKFRGDEKLLGTAIKWLEKKTGKPVLGVLPYVDDLWLWPEDSMDLRPIGNGPLDIALIAYPYVSNFNDIYSLILEDDVTVRIVRSPRELGEPHLIILPGSKNVVASLEWMRRVGLDKALMKFKGSAVILGICGGFQAMGKVLSDPYGLEAGIPGNYDGLGLINVNTIYGADKIVSLSRAVGLRGEIEGVEISGYEIHRGVPQYVGDDPLIVIRERNGRDVEQKDGVFREEDLMIGITLHDSLGDPIFRNFVLNMAREVAGLPKRNSLELSSIELLLRQIDKFSSIIKNTLDIDSMINDG from the coding sequence GTGAATGTATTCATAGTATCCACAATGAGTGATTCAGGAAAGACAGTGATAGTTAGTGCATTATTAAGGATTCTCAGCACCAGGGGTTTTCACGTATCACCATTTAAAGCCCAGAACATGTCGCTCAATAGCTACCCATCTATTGAAGGCGGTGAAATAGCGCTGGCTCAGGCCATGCAGGCCTATGTAGCTGGTGTAAAACCCAGTATTTACCATAACCCAGTCCTAATAAAACCCATGTCGAGTACCAAGGCAGAGTATATAATACTTGGTAAATCAAGGGCTCAATTGCTCTTTAATGAGTACCTCAATAATGGTGCGATTCGACGTCTCGCAATTAACGCTGTTAAGGCGAGTATACGTAAGTTGACCGAGGATTTTGACTTAGTGATTGGTGAGGGTGCTGGATCAGCCTATGAACCTAACCTGGTTAGTAGGGATATAGCCAATTTCAGACCTGCCGAGTGGCTTAGGGCCAACGTATTTGTTGTCCTAGACATTGATAGGGGTGGTTCATTCATTCAAGGCCTTGGCTTAATGAGTTCATTACCACCAAGGTGGAGGAAACTGGTTAAGGGCTTTATCATTAATAAGTTCAGGGGGGATGAGAAATTACTGGGTACAGCTATAAAGTGGCTTGAGAAGAAGACGGGTAAGCCTGTCCTTGGGGTTTTGCCTTATGTTGATGATTTATGGTTATGGCCTGAGGACTCCATGGATCTAAGACCGATTGGTAACGGGCCACTGGATATTGCGTTGATTGCCTATCCATACGTTTCAAATTTCAATGATATTTACTCATTAATTCTTGAGGATGACGTCACTGTCAGGATTGTTAGAAGCCCTAGGGAATTAGGTGAGCCTCACCTCATTATATTACCTGGCTCTAAGAATGTGGTTGCGAGCCTTGAGTGGATGAGGAGGGTTGGCTTGGATAAGGCATTAATGAAGTTCAAGGGTTCAGCCGTTATTTTAGGTATATGTGGTGGTTTTCAGGCCATGGGCAAGGTACTGAGTGATCCATATGGGCTTGAGGCTGGTATTCCTGGTAATTATGATGGGCTTGGTCTCATTAATGTTAATACAATCTATGGCGCTGATAAGATAGTATCATTGTCAAGAGCAGTTGGTTTGAGGGGTGAGATAGAGGGTGTCGAGATCAGTGGTTATGAAATACATAGAGGTGTTCCTCAATATGTAGGTGATGATCCATTAATAGTAATAAGGGAGAGGAACGGGAGAGATGTAGAGCAAAAAGATGGGGTATTTAGGGAGGAGGATTTAATGATTGGAATAACGCTGCATGATTCGTTAGGTGATCCGATCTTTAGGAACTTTGTGCTTAATATGGCCAGGGAGGTTGCTGGATTACCTAAACGTAATTCACTTGAATTATCGAGTATTGAATTATTGTTGAGACAAATTGACAAATTTTCCTCGATAATTAAGAATACATTAGATATAGATTCTATGATTAATGATGGGTAA
- a CDS encoding helix-turn-helix transcriptional regulator has protein sequence MMTQAELGRELGLSKYQVSRLVKRLEAKGIIERRRAGVTNVLILHSGLNTLDKLSKNKD, from the coding sequence ATGATGACCCAGGCGGAATTAGGGCGTGAGTTAGGGCTAAGTAAGTATCAAGTGTCAAGACTTGTGAAGAGACTTGAGGCTAAGGGAATTATTGAAAGAAGGAGGGCTGGTGTTACTAATGTTTTGATTTTACATAGTGGTCTTAACACCCTGGACAAGCTCAGTAAGAATAAGGACTAA
- a CDS encoding winged helix-turn-helix domain-containing protein, translating into MYRKRPRTRVEIYSDIILSLDKMGNCDRLSRLALMVGVPYDRLIRYLNELKNLGLIRWEPYSGVYLTKKGLEALINAQGNRDNLVLILTELVQGVKTTM; encoded by the coding sequence ATGTATAGGAAGAGACCAAGGACTAGGGTTGAGATATACTCGGATATAATACTGTCCCTCGATAAGATGGGTAATTGCGATAGGTTAAGTAGGCTTGCCTTGATGGTTGGTGTGCCCTACGATAGGTTAATACGTTACTTAAATGAACTGAAGAACCTAGGTCTGATTAGGTGGGAGCCATACTCAGGGGTTTACCTTACTAAGAAGGGTTTGGAGGCACTAATCAATGCCCAAGGTAATAGGGATAACTTAGTCCTTATTCTTACTGAGCTTGTCCAGGGTGTTAAGACCACTATGTAA
- a CDS encoding DUF4382 domain-containing protein, whose amino-acid sequence MKGWVIGAIVVVIVIIGVVAYLMLGGHGIGIILSGTTNPISQVYVYLSDKPVKVDHLYVTINEIAFHKEGGGNDTWVTCSLTQTTFDLVQLVNTSQLVVQCSLTNGTYNIIRLYVTSVQAYVNGQVYNCTLPSGKFEIPLEPSPIVVNGTNYDVSIDFGAVNNVAITGNGKCVVIPVIHASTEKHS is encoded by the coding sequence GTGAAGGGTTGGGTTATAGGTGCTATAGTGGTTGTAATAGTAATAATAGGAGTGGTTGCCTATCTAATGCTTGGTGGGCATGGCATAGGCATAATACTTAGCGGAACTACTAACCCAATAAGCCAGGTATACGTCTATTTATCTGATAAACCCGTTAAGGTTGATCACCTATATGTAACAATAAATGAAATTGCCTTTCATAAGGAGGGTGGTGGCAACGATACTTGGGTAACCTGTAGCCTAACGCAAACAACCTTTGATCTGGTGCAGCTAGTTAATACTAGTCAACTCGTTGTTCAGTGTTCGTTGACTAATGGTACGTACAACATAATACGATTATACGTTACTAGCGTCCAAGCATATGTTAACGGGCAGGTCTATAACTGCACGTTACCGAGTGGTAAGTTCGAAATACCCCTTGAACCAAGTCCTATAGTCGTTAATGGTACTAACTATGATGTTAGTATCGATTTTGGCGCGGTGAATAATGTTGCCATCACTGGTAATGGTAAGTGTGTAGTAATACCGGTAATTCACGCATCAACTGAGAAGCATTCGTAA
- a CDS encoding APC family permease, with protein sequence MTERITWLKRDLSTLELLALGYSDVSSTYYFTLGIVALNSGPLLPITMLLGSLSLWLVGLAYAEFGSSIPRTGGAYYYIHRELGSTWGFIAGWLLSFDQILMIAYGALGTINYLSVIIPSVSRWPMDSVLSILVIIMIMVINILGIKTSARFNLTLLTIDLLGIMTLLVFGYYLVISHGIVIPRLSFNYDYLIHGLTYSFRGYTGIDVIAQSTGEAMTPYISVPRAIIGVSVLSTTVALLISLLTILSGALTTVSSNVGDPIGALARYLLHNTYLSTYISISIAIVLLISVNAGIVDFSRSIYVMSEDGLLPGRLSSVHGRYRTPHLAIIISSLIAMLFVIPGSVELIADSYAIASTIVYLMTMIALIIFRNKESNLVRYLRMPGIVIRRIEIPIVSIIGIAIYTFSIALIILIKSMYVLVVLSWLSIGILLYLLNRSSRRT encoded by the coding sequence ATGACTGAAAGAATTACATGGTTAAAGAGGGACTTAAGCACGCTAGAGTTACTGGCTCTTGGGTACTCGGACGTATCATCAACCTACTACTTCACGCTAGGCATAGTCGCACTTAATTCAGGACCCTTACTACCAATAACGATGCTCCTAGGATCCCTATCCCTATGGCTCGTTGGACTGGCATACGCGGAATTTGGAAGTTCAATACCAAGGACCGGCGGCGCCTATTATTACATCCACCGCGAACTGGGTAGTACCTGGGGCTTCATTGCAGGTTGGTTATTGAGCTTTGACCAAATACTAATGATTGCATATGGCGCCCTGGGCACGATTAATTACCTCAGCGTAATAATTCCCTCTGTCTCGCGATGGCCTATGGACTCTGTATTGTCAATCCTAGTCATAATAATGATAATGGTGATAAATATACTTGGGATAAAGACCTCCGCACGTTTTAACCTAACCCTACTGACAATTGATTTACTTGGAATAATGACATTATTGGTATTCGGTTACTACCTGGTAATTAGTCACGGGATTGTTATACCCAGGTTATCATTCAATTATGATTATTTAATTCATGGATTAACATACTCATTTAGGGGTTACACGGGTATTGATGTTATTGCGCAATCAACGGGGGAGGCCATGACTCCCTACATATCGGTACCAAGGGCGATAATTGGCGTCTCCGTATTATCAACAACTGTGGCATTGCTAATATCATTATTGACAATATTATCGGGCGCGTTAACGACAGTTTCCAGCAATGTTGGTGATCCCATAGGTGCCCTGGCAAGGTACTTGCTCCATAATACGTATTTGTCTACCTATATCTCAATATCAATAGCAATAGTGCTTCTAATATCTGTAAATGCTGGTATTGTGGACTTCTCAAGGAGCATCTACGTAATGAGCGAAGATGGCTTATTGCCAGGCAGGTTAAGTAGTGTCCATGGTAGGTATAGAACGCCCCATTTAGCAATAATAATTTCATCATTAATAGCAATGCTATTCGTGATACCAGGCAGTGTTGAGCTTATCGCGGACTCCTACGCAATAGCTTCGACTATAGTGTATTTAATGACCATGATCGCACTAATAATATTCAGAAATAAGGAGTCTAACCTAGTGCGTTACCTCAGGATGCCTGGCATAGTCATAAGACGGATAGAAATACCTATTGTGTCGATTATTGGTATCGCCATATACACATTCTCAATTGCTCTCATAATCCTAATTAAGTCGATGTATGTGTTAGTGGTGCTGTCATGGTTATCCATAGGCATATTACTGTACCTACTTAATAGATCTTCTCGACGCACTTAA